The following are encoded in a window of Flavobacterium psychrotrophum genomic DNA:
- a CDS encoding VOC family protein, with product MAHLNPYIHFNGNAEEAFDFYQSVFGGEFASKMRFKDFPNPEFSLPEKEAEKLAHISLPISGSSILMGSDVPEFMGTVNESENRSKISIATDSKEEADKLYNGLSAGGKIEMPITDSPWGAYFGMFRDKYGIEWMVSFDRK from the coding sequence ATGGCACATTTAAATCCATACATCCATTTTAACGGCAATGCCGAAGAAGCTTTTGATTTTTATCAGTCTGTTTTCGGCGGAGAATTTGCTTCTAAAATGCGTTTTAAAGACTTCCCGAACCCAGAGTTTTCGTTGCCTGAAAAAGAGGCTGAGAAACTTGCCCATATTTCTTTACCCATCAGCGGCAGCAGTATACTTATGGGCAGCGACGTACCGGAATTTATGGGTACAGTAAACGAGTCCGAAAACCGCAGCAAAATATCAATAGCTACAGACAGCAAAGAAGAAGCTGATAAATTATATAACGGACTTTCGGCAGGTGGAAAAATTGAAATGCCAATTACTGACAGTCCCTGGGGCGCTTACTTTGGGATGTTCAGGGATAAGTATGGCATCGAATGGATGGTGAGTTTTGACAGGAAATAA
- the mfd gene encoding transcription-repair coupling factor, whose amino-acid sequence MKNEISDKYNQSAKVKQIATALQQRESKLQVKGLIGSSLSFVIEPLFRESELPFLLILKDKEEAAYYLNDLEALVDKDDVLFYPGSYRRPYQIEDTDNASVLLRAEVLNRINSRKKPAIIVSYPEALFEKVVTRQELDKNTLKINVGDQVSIDFINEVLFEYEFRRVDFVTEPGEFSVRGGIVDVFSFSNDNPYRIEFFGNEVDSIRSFDVASQLSLEKKNKITVMPNVENKLLNEKRESFLEYINEKTVLFIQNTDALLAQLELYFGKAKEAFEKLSKDIKHATPEELFVNQQVFVKKSLDFTLVELANTTIFKTQKTFEFRIQPQPSFNKQFDLLLTNLSENHSKGYKNYIFCANDAQAKRFHDIFESLDEASHEDIRKQYKTIVFPIYEGFIDDENQIVCYTDHQIFERYHKFSIKNGYSKKGAISLKELNSLSVGDYVTHIDHGIGKFGGLQKIQVEGKTQEAIKLVYADNDIVYVSIHSLHKISKYNGKDGVPPKIYKLGSSAWKTLKQKTKARVKHIAFNLIQLYAKRRLEKGFQYAPDSYLQAELESSFIYEDTPDQVTATRDVKADMESERPMDRLVCGDVGFGKTEVAIRAAFKAVDNGKQVAILVPTTILAYQHYRTFSERLKDMPVTVSYLNRFRTAKQKAETIAGLADGKVDILIGTHQLVSKNVKFKDLGLLIVDEEQKFGVNVKDKLKTIAENIDTLTLTATPIPRTLQFSLMAARDLSVITTPPPNRYPIESHVVGFNEEVIRDAVSYEIQRGGQVYFINNRIENIKEVAGMIQRLVPHAKVGVGHGQMDGKKLEELMLAFMEGDFDVLVATTIIESGLDVPNANTIFINNANNFGLSDLHQMRGRVGRSNKKAFCYFITPPYSAMTEEARKRIQALEQFSELGSGFNIAMKDLEIRGAGDLLGGEQSGFINEIGFETYQKIMNEAIDELKENEFKDLYDDVDGDAEKEYVKDLQIDSDFELLFPDEYINNISERLNLYNKLGTLKNEEELMAYEQKLVDRFGPLPKPAQALVTSMRIKWLATKLGIEKLVLKQGKMVGYFVGDQQSAYYQSGMFHKVIKFVQQFPTVARMKEKQTKNGLRLLLTFENVKSVQKALNMLQMVFE is encoded by the coding sequence TTGAAAAACGAAATATCAGATAAATACAACCAGTCGGCTAAGGTAAAGCAAATAGCCACTGCGCTGCAACAGCGTGAAAGCAAGCTACAGGTAAAAGGCCTTATAGGGTCTTCCCTGAGTTTTGTGATTGAGCCATTGTTCCGCGAAAGCGAACTGCCTTTTCTCCTTATCTTAAAAGACAAGGAAGAGGCCGCTTATTACCTGAACGACCTTGAGGCGCTTGTGGACAAAGACGATGTACTTTTTTATCCCGGCTCTTACCGTCGCCCCTACCAGATAGAAGATACCGATAATGCCAGCGTACTGCTGCGTGCCGAGGTGCTTAACCGCATCAACAGCCGTAAAAAACCTGCTATTATTGTATCGTACCCGGAGGCGCTTTTTGAAAAGGTGGTTACCCGACAGGAGCTTGACAAAAACACGCTGAAAATAAATGTAGGCGACCAGGTGTCAATCGATTTTATTAATGAAGTGCTGTTTGAATATGAATTCCGCCGTGTGGATTTTGTGACCGAACCCGGCGAATTTAGCGTGCGCGGTGGTATTGTAGACGTGTTTTCTTTTAGTAATGACAACCCGTACCGTATTGAATTTTTTGGCAACGAGGTAGACAGCATCCGTAGTTTTGACGTGGCAAGCCAGCTTTCGCTTGAAAAGAAAAATAAGATTACGGTAATGCCCAATGTGGAGAACAAGCTGCTGAACGAAAAGCGCGAAAGCTTCCTGGAATACATCAATGAGAAAACCGTATTGTTCATTCAGAACACCGATGCCCTGCTGGCACAGCTCGAGCTTTATTTTGGCAAAGCAAAAGAGGCATTCGAAAAGCTGAGCAAGGATATTAAACACGCAACACCCGAAGAACTGTTTGTAAACCAACAGGTGTTTGTAAAAAAATCACTGGACTTTACACTCGTAGAACTGGCTAATACCACCATATTTAAAACGCAAAAGACGTTTGAATTCCGCATACAGCCGCAGCCGTCGTTTAATAAGCAGTTTGATTTGCTGCTTACTAACCTAAGCGAGAACCATAGCAAGGGTTATAAAAATTATATCTTCTGCGCAAATGATGCCCAGGCAAAACGCTTTCACGATATTTTTGAAAGCCTTGACGAAGCCAGTCATGAAGACATCCGTAAACAGTATAAGACAATCGTCTTCCCTATTTACGAAGGTTTTATTGATGACGAAAACCAGATTGTGTGCTATACCGACCACCAGATCTTTGAGCGTTACCACAAGTTCAGCATCAAGAACGGATACAGTAAAAAGGGCGCTATAAGCCTGAAAGAGCTTAACTCATTGTCTGTTGGCGATTATGTAACCCATATTGACCATGGTATAGGTAAGTTTGGCGGGCTTCAAAAAATACAGGTTGAAGGCAAAACCCAGGAAGCCATAAAACTGGTCTACGCTGACAATGACATTGTGTATGTAAGCATTCACTCGCTGCACAAAATATCAAAGTATAACGGTAAAGACGGTGTACCACCCAAGATATACAAACTGGGTAGCAGCGCCTGGAAGACCCTGAAACAAAAAACCAAGGCACGCGTTAAGCACATAGCCTTTAACCTGATACAGCTATATGCCAAGCGCAGGCTTGAGAAAGGTTTTCAGTACGCGCCGGACAGCTATTTACAGGCCGAACTGGAATCGTCATTCATTTATGAAGACACGCCCGACCAGGTTACCGCTACCCGCGATGTAAAAGCCGACATGGAAAGCGAACGCCCTATGGACCGCCTGGTGTGTGGCGATGTGGGCTTTGGCAAGACTGAAGTGGCCATTCGTGCAGCCTTTAAAGCGGTAGACAACGGCAAGCAGGTTGCCATATTAGTACCTACAACCATACTTGCCTACCAGCATTACCGCACGTTTAGCGAGCGCTTAAAAGATATGCCTGTTACGGTAAGTTACCTGAACCGTTTCCGTACTGCAAAGCAAAAGGCCGAAACCATAGCCGGCCTTGCCGATGGTAAAGTAGACATACTTATAGGCACCCACCAGCTGGTAAGCAAAAACGTGAAGTTTAAAGACCTTGGACTACTGATAGTTGACGAGGAACAGAAATTTGGCGTAAACGTAAAGGACAAGCTAAAAACCATTGCCGAGAATATAGATACGCTTACGCTAACGGCAACACCTATCCCGAGGACGTTACAATTTTCGCTTATGGCGGCACGCGATTTATCGGTAATCACCACTCCTCCGCCTAACCGTTACCCTATAGAAAGTCACGTAGTGGGTTTTAATGAAGAGGTAATTCGCGATGCGGTATCATATGAGATACAGCGCGGCGGTCAGGTATACTTTATAAACAACCGCATTGAAAACATCAAGGAGGTTGCCGGTATGATTCAGCGCCTGGTGCCACACGCTAAAGTGGGCGTGGGTCACGGCCAGATGGACGGCAAAAAACTGGAAGAGCTGATGCTCGCCTTTATGGAGGGCGACTTCGATGTACTGGTAGCGACCACCATCATTGAAAGCGGCCTTGACGTGCCTAATGCCAACACAATATTTATCAACAACGCTAATAACTTCGGGCTTTCTGACCTGCACCAGATGCGTGGACGTGTAGGCCGTAGCAATAAAAAAGCATTCTGTTATTTTATTACGCCACCATACAGTGCTATGACCGAAGAAGCACGTAAGCGCATACAGGCGCTGGAACAGTTCAGCGAACTGGGCAGCGGCTTTAACATTGCCATGAAAGACCTCGAAATTCGTGGTGCGGGCGATTTATTAGGTGGTGAGCAAAGTGGTTTCATTAATGAAATTGGCTTTGAAACCTACCAAAAGATCATGAATGAGGCCATTGATGAACTTAAGGAAAACGAGTTTAAAGACCTTTATGACGACGTAGACGGCGATGCCGAAAAAGAGTATGTTAAGGATCTGCAAATCGATTCTGATTTTGAACTGCTGTTTCCCGATGAATACATCAATAACATATCTGAAAGGCTAAACCTTTATAACAAACTGGGAACCCTTAAAAACGAGGAGGAACTTATGGCGTATGAGCAGAAGCTAGTCGACCGTTTTGGACCGTTGCCTAAACCTGCTCAGGCTTTGGTTACCAGTATGCGCATTAAGTGGCTGGCGACTAAATTGGGTATCGAAAAACTGGTTTTAAAACAAGGCAAGATGGTAGGCTACTTTGTGGGCGACCAACAGAGCGCTTATTACCAGAGCGGGATGTTCCACAAGGTTATTAAGTTTGTACAGCAGTTCCCTACTGTGGCGCGCATGAAAGAGAAACAAACCAAGAATGGCCTGCGCCTACTGCTTACGTTTGAGAATGTAAAGAGTGTGCAGAAAGCGCTGAATATGTTACAGATGGTGTTTGAGTAG
- the proC gene encoding pyrroline-5-carboxylate reductase yields MNIHIIGGGNLGAAIAIGLAQFTTGNTITVTRRNIKLIAHLSQYGITTSADNTADISNADIVILAIKPWQADAVLDEILPHLNGKTIASAASGVTLEHLHSKVAGSNTVLRIMPNIAVQYGASATCVSAKPEDISKTGSVMELFDKVGTAVLIDEKLMDAATVLGACGTAFALRYIRASMQAGIEIGFDAKTALAIAAQTALGATEMLLKENAHPEQLIDKVTTPQGCTIAGLNEMEHEGFSSSLIKGIKTSLKQIKG; encoded by the coding sequence ATGAACATCCATATAATAGGCGGGGGTAACCTTGGTGCAGCCATAGCCATAGGGTTGGCACAATTTACCACAGGTAATACCATAACTGTTACCCGCCGCAATATAAAACTGATAGCACATCTTAGCCAGTATGGCATTACAACATCGGCAGATAATACTGCGGATATTAGCAATGCAGACATTGTAATACTGGCCATAAAACCATGGCAGGCCGATGCCGTACTCGACGAAATACTACCGCACCTTAATGGTAAAACCATAGCCTCGGCAGCCAGCGGGGTAACGTTAGAGCACCTGCACAGTAAAGTAGCAGGTAGTAATACGGTACTGCGCATTATGCCAAACATTGCCGTGCAGTATGGAGCATCGGCAACCTGCGTTTCGGCAAAGCCGGAAGACATAAGCAAAACAGGTTCTGTAATGGAGCTTTTTGACAAAGTGGGTACGGCAGTACTTATTGACGAAAAACTAATGGATGCCGCCACGGTACTGGGCGCCTGTGGTACCGCGTTTGCACTGCGCTACATTCGCGCCAGTATGCAGGCAGGCATAGAAATAGGTTTTGATGCCAAAACCGCACTCGCCATAGCGGCTCAGACTGCCCTGGGCGCTACCGAGATGCTTTTAAAAGAAAATGCCCACCCGGAACAACTTATAGATAAGGTAACTACCCCACAGGGGTGCACCATTGCGGGACTTAATGAAATGGAACACGAAGGCTTTAGCTCATCGCTGATCAAAGGAATCAAAACTTCACTAAAGCAAATAAAAGGATAA
- a CDS encoding Bax inhibitor-1/YccA family protein, protein MEFKSKNPLLTGKSYEKSGQQNVYSVDGSHIIDYNDTMTVKGTINKTFILFGLLLVGAVVPFYMALNGINPYIPGIVSLFVALGMVIACTLSPKNAAFLAPAYALFEGVFIGSVSIFFEMMYPGIVLQAVAGTLVTFGVCLALYRFGIVKVTEQFRSIVIGATAAIGTYYLISALFYWIGGVSFFHRGNSLMSIGFSVVVIVIAAMSLILDFDMIDKGVKQRMPKHMEWFSGMGLIVTLVWLYLEFLRLLSKLQSRN, encoded by the coding sequence ATGGAATTTAAATCAAAAAACCCGTTACTTACAGGAAAGTCATACGAAAAAAGCGGACAGCAAAACGTTTACAGCGTTGACGGCTCTCATATTATAGATTATAACGATACCATGACGGTAAAAGGCACCATCAACAAAACCTTTATTTTGTTTGGCCTGTTACTTGTTGGCGCAGTGGTACCTTTTTATATGGCACTAAATGGCATTAACCCTTATATTCCTGGCATCGTATCGCTTTTTGTAGCACTGGGTATGGTTATAGCCTGTACACTTTCTCCTAAAAATGCAGCCTTTCTTGCTCCGGCCTATGCCCTTTTTGAGGGTGTGTTCATTGGATCTGTATCTATATTTTTCGAAATGATGTACCCGGGTATTGTACTACAGGCGGTTGCAGGTACGCTGGTTACCTTTGGCGTATGCCTTGCACTATACCGCTTTGGTATTGTAAAGGTTACAGAGCAGTTCAGGTCTATTGTTATTGGCGCTACTGCCGCTATAGGCACTTATTACCTTATATCAGCTTTATTTTACTGGATAGGTGGCGTAAGCTTCTTCCACCGCGGTAACTCTTTAATGAGCATTGGTTTTAGCGTAGTTGTTATCGTTATTGCTGCCATGAGCCTTATCCTTGACTTTGACATGATAGATAAAGGTGTAAAGCAAAGAATGCCAAAACACATGGAATGGTTTAGCGGTATGGGGCTTATTGTAACCCTTGTATGGTTGTACCTTGAGTTTTTAAGGTTGCTAAGCAAACTGCAAAGTAGAAATTAA
- a CDS encoding glycine--tRNA ligase, giving the protein MAKQDDQFKNVISHAKEYGFIFQSSEIYDGLSAVYDYGQNGAELKKNIREYWWKSMVQMHENIVGIDAAIFMHPTTWKASGHVDAFNDPLIDNKDSKKRFRADVLIEDHAEKIYQKAQKEIEKARAKYGDAFNEEEFKATNGRVKEYLAKNREILERMARSLETENLADVKALIEELEIADPDTGSKNWTEVRQFNLMFGTKLGAEAASAMDLYLRPETAQGIFVNFLNVQKSGRMKVPFGIAQTGKAFRNEIVARQFIFRMREFEQMEMQFFVRPGEEMKYYEFWKETRLKWHLSLGLGEKNYRFHDHEKLAHYANAAADIEFNFPFGFKELEGIHSRTDFDLKAHEQFSGKKLQYFDPELNENYTPYVVETSVGLDRMFLAVFSTSLKEETLEDGSTRTVLSLPAVLAPTKAAVLPLVKKDGLPDVARSIIEDLKWDFNVAYDEKDAVGRRYRRQDALGTPFCITVDHQTLEDQTVTIRHRDTMKQDRVNISELRGIINNEVSVRNWLQKM; this is encoded by the coding sequence ATGGCAAAACAAGACGATCAATTTAAGAATGTTATTTCGCACGCTAAGGAGTATGGTTTTATATTTCAGTCAAGCGAAATTTATGATGGGTTAAGCGCTGTATACGACTATGGCCAAAACGGTGCTGAACTAAAAAAGAACATCCGCGAGTACTGGTGGAAAAGCATGGTGCAAATGCACGAAAACATTGTAGGCATAGATGCTGCAATATTTATGCACCCTACCACCTGGAAGGCCAGCGGCCACGTAGATGCCTTTAACGACCCGCTTATAGACAATAAAGACAGCAAAAAACGCTTTAGGGCCGACGTACTTATTGAAGACCACGCCGAGAAAATATACCAGAAAGCGCAAAAAGAAATAGAAAAGGCACGTGCCAAATATGGCGATGCTTTTAACGAAGAAGAGTTTAAGGCTACTAACGGCCGCGTAAAAGAATACCTTGCCAAGAACAGGGAGATACTGGAGCGCATGGCTCGTAGTTTAGAAACCGAAAACCTGGCCGATGTTAAAGCCCTTATTGAGGAGCTTGAAATTGCCGACCCGGATACCGGTTCTAAAAACTGGACCGAAGTACGCCAGTTTAACCTGATGTTTGGCACCAAGCTGGGCGCTGAGGCCGCCAGTGCTATGGACTTATACTTACGTCCGGAAACGGCACAGGGTATTTTTGTAAACTTCCTTAACGTGCAAAAGTCAGGCAGGATGAAGGTTCCGTTTGGTATTGCACAAACAGGTAAGGCATTCCGTAATGAGATCGTTGCCCGCCAGTTCATCTTCCGTATGCGCGAGTTTGAACAAATGGAAATGCAATTCTTTGTACGTCCCGGTGAAGAAATGAAGTACTACGAGTTCTGGAAAGAAACGCGTCTTAAATGGCACCTGTCATTAGGGCTTGGCGAAAAAAACTATCGTTTCCACGACCACGAAAAGCTGGCGCATTATGCTAATGCCGCTGCCGATATAGAGTTTAACTTCCCGTTTGGCTTTAAAGAGCTTGAGGGTATCCACTCGCGTACAGATTTCGACCTTAAGGCGCATGAACAGTTCAGCGGTAAAAAACTACAGTATTTTGACCCTGAGCTAAACGAAAACTATACTCCTTATGTAGTAGAAACTTCGGTTGGTTTAGACAGGATGTTCCTTGCCGTATTCTCTACATCGCTTAAAGAGGAAACTCTTGAAGATGGCTCAACCCGCACCGTGCTTAGCCTTCCGGCTGTACTAGCACCTACCAAGGCTGCTGTACTTCCGCTGGTTAAAAAAGACGGACTTCCAGATGTTGCACGCTCTATTATTGAAGACCTTAAGTGGGACTTCAATGTAGCATATGACGAAAAGGATGCCGTAGGCCGCCGTTACCGCCGTCAGGATGCGCTGGGTACACCGTTCTGTATTACGGTAGACCATCAAACGCTGGAAGACCAAACGGTAACCATTCGCCACCGCGATACCATGAAACAGGATAGGGTTAATATCTCTGAACTTCGTGGTATTATTAACAATGAGGTTTCGGTTAGGAATTGGTTACAGAAAATGTAA
- the dusB gene encoding tRNA dihydrouridine synthase DusB: MVKIGNIELPEFPLLLAPMEDVSDPPFRRLCKTHGADLMYSEFISSEGLIRDAMKSRMKLDIFDYERPVGIQIFGGDEEAMALSAKIVEAVNPDIVDINFGCPVKKVVCKGAGAGVLKDIDLMVRLTKAVVNSTHLPVTVKTRLGWDDDSINIDEVAERLQDVGIKALTIHGRTRAQMYKGEADWSHIARVKNNPRINIPIFGNGDIDSPEKALEYKNRYGVDGLMIGRAAIGYPWIFNEIKHFFATGENLPAPTIEDRVEAARNHLKWSIEWKGERVGVFETRRHYTNYFKGIPNFKEYRQKLVTGDEPQDVYNVLDEVLQKFGESQPA, translated from the coding sequence ATGGTTAAGATAGGAAACATAGAATTACCCGAATTCCCGCTTTTGCTTGCCCCGATGGAAGATGTTAGCGACCCGCCGTTTCGCAGGCTTTGTAAAACGCATGGTGCCGACCTTATGTATAGCGAGTTCATATCGAGCGAAGGCCTGATACGCGATGCGATGAAAAGCCGTATGAAGCTGGATATTTTTGACTATGAGCGCCCCGTGGGCATCCAGATATTTGGTGGTGATGAAGAAGCCATGGCGCTTTCTGCTAAAATAGTTGAGGCTGTAAATCCTGATATTGTAGATATTAACTTTGGCTGCCCGGTAAAAAAGGTAGTATGTAAAGGTGCCGGTGCCGGGGTTCTAAAAGACATCGATCTTATGGTGCGCCTTACAAAAGCCGTGGTAAACAGTACGCACCTGCCCGTTACCGTAAAAACCCGCCTGGGCTGGGATGACGACAGTATTAATATAGATGAAGTTGCTGAGCGTCTTCAGGATGTGGGTATAAAAGCACTTACCATTCATGGCCGTACCCGTGCGCAAATGTATAAGGGTGAGGCCGACTGGAGCCACATTGCCCGTGTAAAGAATAACCCGCGAATCAATATCCCTATTTTTGGTAATGGCGATATCGACAGTCCTGAAAAAGCTTTGGAATATAAAAACAGGTATGGCGTAGACGGACTTATGATAGGCCGTGCTGCCATAGGCTATCCGTGGATATTTAATGAAATAAAGCACTTTTTTGCCACTGGCGAAAACCTGCCGGCTCCAACCATTGAAGACCGTGTAGAAGCTGCCCGTAACCACCTGAAGTGGAGCATAGAATGGAAAGGGGAGCGCGTGGGCGTTTTTGAAACCCGCCGCCACTACACTAACTATTTTAAAGGGATACCTAATTTTAAAGAATACAGGCAAAAACTTGTTACCGGCGATGAACCACAGGACGTGTACAATGTGCTGGATGAAGTGTTGCAAAAATTTGGCGAAAGCCAGCCTGCCTAA
- a CDS encoding DUF2314 domain-containing protein, with the protein MIKLAIFLILLTFVIECNPQKRSVNWDRENVVTVNVNDSTYTNAEKLAQKNMSTFIDMLNNRKKNGYKFNVSARYTEDEKSETMWFTVLSIEGNTFNTKLNNVPFNLKTIKLGDKIKIPKESVRDWIVSKNHKVIAGNFANEDI; encoded by the coding sequence ATGATCAAACTAGCCATATTTTTGATTCTTTTGACATTTGTCATAGAGTGTAATCCTCAAAAAAGATCAGTAAACTGGGATCGCGAAAATGTAGTGACCGTAAATGTAAATGACTCTACTTATACGAACGCAGAAAAGCTTGCGCAGAAAAATATGTCAACATTCATTGACATGCTAAACAACAGGAAAAAAAACGGCTATAAATTTAATGTTAGTGCCCGTTATACAGAAGATGAAAAATCTGAAACAATGTGGTTTACCGTGCTCTCAATCGAAGGAAATACATTTAACACGAAACTAAACAATGTCCCTTTTAATCTTAAAACCATCAAACTAGGTGATAAAATTAAAATTCCTAAGGAAAGTGTTAGGGACTGGATCGTATCAAAAAATCACAAAGTAATAGCTGGCAATTTCGCTAATGAAGATATTTAA
- a CDS encoding T9SS type A sorting domain-containing protein, with the protein MKKLLFILFLGNAAFAQSIIGHNNSGSLVTPNYSSSVGEIYVVPQNPDRASSGTLGASTQIVLGSLGLQDYAETNGITYYPNPVQNYLTVDLQQQADLKKAQLFDAKGTQIKLPAPDGNMLNLSGLQAGTYFIVLPDTKLKPIKIVKN; encoded by the coding sequence ATGAAAAAACTCCTGTTTATTTTGTTTTTGGGTAATGCTGCTTTTGCACAAAGCATTATAGGACACAACAATTCCGGATCGCTGGTAACGCCTAATTACAGCTCCAGCGTTGGCGAAATTTATGTTGTACCTCAAAACCCTGATCGTGCCTCATCCGGTACGCTGGGCGCTTCTACCCAAATTGTACTGGGCAGCCTGGGGCTACAGGACTATGCCGAGACAAACGGTATTACCTACTACCCTAACCCGGTACAAAACTACCTAACCGTTGACCTGCAACAACAGGCTGACCTTAAAAAGGCACAGCTTTTTGATGCTAAGGGAACACAAATCAAATTACCTGCACCCGATGGCAACATGCTAAACCTATCAGGGTTACAGGCCGGAACGTACTTTATTGTACTGCCGGATACTAAACTAAAACCCATTAAAATCGTTAAAAACTAA
- a CDS encoding n-acetylglutamate synthase produces MINYNNKIFRPVSNTENGETSGETVFVYKQEGNILTSEYSGGKIIKGHLIGLVDTAGNISMHYHQVNDKGEIMAGFCKSVPTLLPNGKIQLHETWEWITGDLSKGNSVIEEQ; encoded by the coding sequence ATGATAAACTACAACAACAAAATATTTCGTCCCGTAAGCAATACCGAAAATGGAGAGACATCGGGTGAAACCGTATTTGTCTATAAGCAGGAAGGCAACATACTAACATCTGAATATTCGGGAGGTAAAATAATAAAAGGGCACTTAATAGGCCTTGTAGACACCGCCGGAAATATAAGCATGCATTACCACCAGGTAAACGACAAGGGCGAAATCATGGCCGGGTTTTGTAAGTCGGTGCCAACGTTATTACCAAATGGCAAGATACAACTACATGAAACGTGGGAGTGGATTACGGGAGACCTTTCTAAAGGAAATTCGGTTATCGAAGAACAGTAG
- a CDS encoding alpha/beta hydrolase yields MKRLFIFALLALLTLPCMAQKTNTIKPFILGHQTEIKSKILGEKRVLNIYVPDGYNAKDTVTYPVIYLLDGSTDEDFLHISGLVQYSSFEWVNYIPKSIVVGIATVNRKRDFTFASTVGEQMKAYPEAGHSDKFIAFIEKELQPFISKNYQVGSSKTIIGQSMGGLLETEILFKNPELFSRYIIISPSLWWDNGSLLNTNPEILGADFKHPTEVYIGVGKEGLAPTTAPHVMEVDANLLAEKIKGSKSSTVKVIFDYLPSEDHATIMHQATLNAFKLLMAK; encoded by the coding sequence ATGAAGCGTTTATTTATTTTTGCCTTACTTGCCCTGCTTACACTGCCCTGCATGGCGCAAAAAACAAACACCATCAAGCCCTTTATTTTAGGGCACCAAACCGAAATTAAATCTAAAATATTAGGCGAAAAAAGGGTACTCAATATTTATGTGCCCGATGGTTATAACGCTAAAGACACTGTAACCTATCCTGTAATTTATTTGCTGGACGGATCTACAGATGAAGACTTTTTACACATTAGCGGACTAGTGCAGTACAGCAGCTTTGAATGGGTAAATTATATCCCGAAATCAATAGTTGTAGGTATTGCTACAGTAAACCGCAAGCGCGATTTTACCTTTGCGTCTACCGTTGGCGAACAAATGAAGGCATATCCGGAAGCCGGGCATTCAGATAAATTTATAGCGTTTATAGAAAAAGAGCTACAGCCTTTTATATCTAAAAATTATCAGGTGGGCAGTTCAAAAACCATCATTGGGCAATCGATGGGCGGACTTTTAGAAACTGAAATACTTTTTAAAAACCCAGAATTGTTCAGTCGTTACATAATTATCAGCCCCAGCCTCTGGTGGGATAACGGATCACTATTAAACACAAATCCTGAAATACTTGGCGCAGATTTTAAACACCCCACAGAAGTTTACATTGGCGTAGGCAAAGAAGGCCTAGCACCCACTACTGCTCCGCATGTAATGGAGGTAGACGCAAACCTCCTGGCCGAGAAGATAAAAGGCAGTAAGAGCAGTACTGTAAAAGTAATTTTCGACTACCTGCCATCAGAAGACCATGCCACGATTATGCACCAGGCTACATTAAATGCTTTTAAGCTACTAATGGCTAAATAA